GAAAAAGACAGTCCTTTACTTTTCAACATTAAACCTTCTTACCTTGCCAGATGGAATGATTACAACGGTATCTGCTACAAAGACCCGGTTGTAATAACAACACACGCACCAGATGACAATAAGACAACTTTAAAAGCAATACTAACTGGCGCAAAACCTGAAGAATCCCCTCTGGTGGTCTACAACTACAAAAAAGGCAGGATTATTCTGAGCCGTCTTGAACTTAAGAAAAGAATTTCCCCAAGAACCCCGTCGTATGACCCCGTAGCTGAAAGAATGTTTTTAAATCTTATCAGTGCTGCACAATAAACTATCCGAGCTTACGAAACTGTGCCAAAAACCCAATATATTCTCGCGACTCCAAAACATTTTGTAGTTGCTAGATTCCCTCCATAAAGATTGGCGGGCACGGTATAGAGCCTACTGCCTGCATTCGCCGGAACGGCCTTAATCAGGCAACTACATTTTAGCACAACCTCTTACACTAGGAGTTTTCTGCGGAATATGACCGAGATCCGAAGCAGGAATCTATCAATATTATAATTTATTTTTCTGAACACCCGTGCATTAGTTTCCAGATCTCGTGATCGGTTAACTTATTTTTACAGGGTAAAAAAACGGTTCCGTTCGGCTCGCCGGAAGCAATTCTTTTTATAACAGAAGGGTCTTTGCCGTCGGCGATAACCATAGTAATACCTGCTGCGGCGCATTTTTTTGCCGCTTGAAGCTTGGTGATCATCCCCCCGGCTGAAAGCTCACCCTTTGAGCTTTTTGCAAGTTTTTCTATTTCAGGAGTTATTTTTTCGACTAAACGTATGAGTTCAGCGTCCGCATTTTTATTCGGATCTTCTTTACAAAGCCCCTTAATATCAGAAAGTATTATTAAGAGGTCCGCTCCGACAAGATGCGCAACCATCGCGGAGATATTATCATTATCCCCTACTTTTATCTCATCTACCGCTACCGTATCATTTTCGTTTATGATAGGTATAACCCTTTTTCTAAGGAGCACATCAAAAGTATTCTTTGCGTTTAAATACCTTTTCCTCTCCGTAAAGTCGTCTTTTGTTAAAAGTATCTGACCTATAACCGATCCATATTTTCTAAACGCATTTTCATAAGCTTCCATAAGAAGAGGCTGACCTATCGCCGCAACTGCCTGTTTTTCAGGAATACTTACGGGTTTTTCTTTAAGCTTTAAAGCGGCAACTCCCGCGCCAATAGCTCCGGAAGTAACCAGACAAATATTTTTACCGGATCTTTCCAAGCCGGAAAGAGTCTTGGCAATCTCTATAACACGAGAGGTGTTAATACCTTTTACTTTATCAGCCAGTAAGTTGGTGCCTATCTTGACTACGATTCTGCTATACATATCACTTGTCCTTATTCTTATTATATTGAAGCAATTCAGCCTGTTCATGCCGTTAAAACGTTACTCAAGTTGCACGTTGCTCACGTTCTACATTATTGTGGTATTTAATTTATCAAAACCTCCACAGTAAAAACCTACAACCTAGCACCCAGGGCCTAATACCTTCTTTAATTCTTCTCAAACATCAGTTTATCGCCGTTGGCTTTTGCTGTGACTGAGCCGCCTTCGGAGATACGTTTATTTAAGATCTCGGTAGAAAGCGGGTCCTCAATATATTTTTGGATAGCCCTTTTAAGCGGTCTTGCGCCAAAGACAGGATCATAGCCTTTTTCGATAAGGAACTCTTTAGCGGAGGCATCCAGTTTTAACGTGATCTTTTTTTCTGTAAGCCTCTCTTCCACTTTTTTGATAAGAAGTTCAATAATACTCGTCAGATTTTCCTTGGTCAGCTGGTGGAAAACTATAAGCTCATCTATCCTGTTCAAGAACTCAGGATTAAAGGTTTTCCGGAGTTCATCCATAACTTTGCTTTTCATTCCGTCATAAGAGACCTTATCATCCTGTTTTTTAAACCCTAAAGAGCCGCCTTTATCTATGGAGCGGGCGCCTGTATTTGAGGTCATTATTACCACCGTATTCTTAAAGTCAACGATACGGCCGAAAGAATCGGTAAGCCTTCCGTCATCAAGCACCTGCAGGAGGACGTTGAACACTTCAGGATGTGCTTTTTCTATTTCATCAAAAAGAATTACTGAATACGGACGCCGTCTGACTTTTTCCGTTAACTGTCCGCCTTCTTCAAAACCCACATAACCGGGGGGCGCACCCATAAGACGGGACACGGCAAATTTCTCAGAATACTCCGACATATCTATTCTAATAAGAGCTTTTTCGTCTTCAAACATAAACTCCGCAAGCGCTCTCGCAAGCTCTGTCTTTCCAACACCGGTAGGGCCCAGGAATATGAAAGAACCGATAGGCTTCTTTGGATCAGCCAGACCCGCCCTGCTTCTTTGTATTGCATTGGTAACGGACTTGATTGCCTCTTCCTGCCCGACCACTCTTTTTCTAAGAGCGCTTTCCATATTAAGAAGCTTAACGGACTCCTTCTCTTCCAGTTTAAAAACCGGAATTCCTGTCCACTGGGAAACCACTTTTGCAATATCCTCGGCAGAAACATTTTTTTCTATTACACCCTGAGACTTTTCCCAGAGCTTTTTAATGTCATCCTGTTTTATCTTTAATTCTTTTATACGGTCCCGCATGCTCGCCGCTTTTTCAAACTCCTGTGCTTTCACGGCAGATTCTTTTTCCTTCATTGCATTCTCAAGATCTTTTTCCACGGAAATAACTTCTGTAGGGCGGGCAGAGGATTGCAACCTAATCCTCGCACAGGCCTCATCAATAATATCTATGGCTTTATCAGGTAAAAATCTCGCGGTAATATACCGGTCTGCCAGGTAAGCAGCTTCTCTAATAGCGTCATCCGTTATCTTTACCTTATGGTGAGCCTCATATTTATCACGCAGCCCCTTTAAGATCAATACTGTTTCCTCCACCGACGGAGGATTTACGATAATAGTCTGGAACCTTCTTTCCAATGCTCCGTCTTTTTCTATATGCTTTCTGTACTCATTTAAAGTACTGGCCCCGATACACTGCACCTCGCCTCTTGAAAGCGCCGGCTTTAACATATTAGAAGCGTCTATAGCCCCTTCAGCGGCTCCCGCGCCGACCAGAGTATGAAGCTCATCTATAAAAATAATAACGTTCCCGCTGTGACGAAGTTCATTCATCACCGCTTTTAATCTTTCTTCGAACTCACCGCGGTATTTTGTGCCGGCAACCATACCCGCAAGATCCAGGGTCAGAACTCTTTTCCCGACAAGAAGCTCCGGGACATTCCCGGAGATAATTTTTTGAGCAAGACCTTCAACAATCGCGGTCTTTCCTACGCCCGCCTCACCCAGAAGCACCGGGTTATTCTTGGTACGCCTCGAAAGTATCTGTATTACTCTTTCTATTTCTGTTTCCCTTCCGATAACAGGGTCAAGTTTATTATCCCTTGCTAAAACTGTAAGATCTCTCGAGAAAGCATCCAGTGCCGGAGTCTTACTTGTTTTTAGGCCGGTAGGCTGAGCCCCCGGATGTTGAGGAATACCTTGAGAGAAAGGATTTTGCTTTGAGGTTGAAGAAGAAGACTGCCCGCCCAAAAGTTCGATAGTAATCTCTCTGGCATGATCCAGGGTAATTCCAAAACTCCCGAGCACTTTTGACGCCGCACTCTCCCCTTCTTTAACTATACCAAGAAGAAGATGCTCCGTCCCCACATAACCATGCCCCATTTTATTGGCCTCTTCAATCGCAAGTTCAAGGGCTTTCTTTGCCTTGGGAGTAAAAGACAGGTCTTCGATTTGAACAGTACCGGTACCGGGAGAGAGCATGCTTTCAACTTCTTTTTTCAGTTTTGTTAAACTGACCCCCATATTCTTCATAACGCCGATAGCCACCCCGCTGCCGCCCCGTATCAGCCCCAGTAAAATATGCTCCGGCCCGACATAATCATGCTTAAGCCTGCCGGCTTCTTCTTTTGCGTAAATAATAATTTTCTGCGCTCTTTCAGTAAACTTTTGAAACATAATATTCCTCCATTTACAAAACACTCAGCAATTAAAAGCATTTTAGCATAAAAAGGCACGAATAACAAGTAACACGGAATCCAAAATAAAAACACACCGTTATTAACAGGCATAATATATATTTATTCTTCTAGCAGGCTGTCCACCATTCGATTATCGAATGGTGGACAGCGGGTTACCTAGCCATTTGCCCTCAAATGGCGGGTAAAATGATAAAAATTGCAGCTGAAAAAATATTAAAAAGAGTTTTTCAGCAACCTGCTAGCGTATTTTAAGACAGAGGAGATCCCGGCTGAATCTCAAATACATCTTTCCGTCCACGATAAGGGGAGCGACCCACCCCATGGAGTCCTTACTGTTACTCTCGACTTTAAAGGAGATACGTGAGAGTTCGCGGTAAACCTTACCGGCAGCTTCGGCAATTATCAGCTCTTTACCGTTTCTTATAAAAATCTTGCCGTCCGCAACCGTAAGGGAGGAGTCCTGTTTAAAACCATACTTGGACCACATAATCTGCCCTTTTTCCGAACTGATACAGACCAGAGAAAAACAGCTTGCAAAACCGAAGAGATTTCCGTTCCATTCCTGATAGCCCGCATGCCCGGAAGGCGAATTTTTTGTCTTCCACACTTCCCTGACAATATACCTGCCGTTTTCTTTTTTTATATCCAGCATTATCTGTTCCTTTCCAAAGGGCATCTCAAGAAGTTTACCGCCGACATAGACAGGTGTGGCTATCGTATCATTTCCTTCCGAGAGCTGATAAGAAAATAAAGGCTTTCCATCCGAAAGTTTTAGGG
This genomic window from Candidatus Firestonebacteria bacterium RIFOXYD2_FULL_39_29 contains:
- a CDS encoding glutamate 5-kinase; translation: MYSRIVVKIGTNLLADKVKGINTSRVIEIAKTLSGLERSGKNICLVTSGAIGAGVAALKLKEKPVSIPEKQAVAAIGQPLLMEAYENAFRKYGSVIGQILLTKDDFTERKRYLNAKNTFDVLLRKRVIPIINENDTVAVDEIKVGDNDNISAMVAHLVGADLLIILSDIKGLCKEDPNKNADAELIRLVEKITPEIEKLAKSSKGELSAGGMITKLQAAKKCAAAGITMVIADGKDPSVIKRIASGEPNGTVFLPCKNKLTDHEIWKLMHGCSEK
- a CDS encoding ATP-dependent Clp protease ATP-binding subunit ClpC, which encodes MMFQKFTERAQKIIIYAKEEAGRLKHDYVGPEHILLGLIRGGSGVAIGVMKNMGVSLTKLKKEVESMLSPGTGTVQIEDLSFTPKAKKALELAIEEANKMGHGYVGTEHLLLGIVKEGESAASKVLGSFGITLDHAREITIELLGGQSSSSTSKQNPFSQGIPQHPGAQPTGLKTSKTPALDAFSRDLTVLARDNKLDPVIGRETEIERVIQILSRRTKNNPVLLGEAGVGKTAIVEGLAQKIISGNVPELLVGKRVLTLDLAGMVAGTKYRGEFEERLKAVMNELRHSGNVIIFIDELHTLVGAGAAEGAIDASNMLKPALSRGEVQCIGASTLNEYRKHIEKDGALERRFQTIIVNPPSVEETVLILKGLRDKYEAHHKVKITDDAIREAAYLADRYITARFLPDKAIDIIDEACARIRLQSSARPTEVISVEKDLENAMKEKESAVKAQEFEKAASMRDRIKELKIKQDDIKKLWEKSQGVIEKNVSAEDIAKVVSQWTGIPVFKLEEKESVKLLNMESALRKRVVGQEEAIKSVTNAIQRSRAGLADPKKPIGSFIFLGPTGVGKTELARALAEFMFEDEKALIRIDMSEYSEKFAVSRLMGAPPGYVGFEEGGQLTEKVRRRPYSVILFDEIEKAHPEVFNVLLQVLDDGRLTDSFGRIVDFKNTVVIMTSNTGARSIDKGGSLGFKKQDDKVSYDGMKSKVMDELRKTFNPEFLNRIDELIVFHQLTKENLTSIIELLIKKVEERLTEKKITLKLDASAKEFLIEKGYDPVFGARPLKRAIQKYIEDPLSTEILNKRISEGGSVTAKANGDKLMFEKN